In a genomic window of Nodosilinea sp. PGN35:
- the cbiD gene encoding cobalt-precorrin-5B (C(1))-methyltransferase CbiD produces MTSAPTPRAGYTLPVFACAGAMAALRYLLNPGDRPQTIPLDLLNPPQPAAIPIAQLAPLPDGSVLAITHSDPGDNLDLTRRTPLWSVVAWGNEAQPEVIQLEGGEGIGKQLERGGAPAIYSYAKVLIAHHLTPLIPSGKTLRVTIILPEGRALAERTSNAAFGVVDGLSLLGTAGISQPLSAPGQLEQSREILRAKAAEHTHLVFCLGENGLDLATQIGIDPERRVKTANWLGPMLVEAGQVGVAGVLLLGYHGKLIKLAGGIFHTHHHVADGRQEILAACCAAAAVPLPTIQAILQAATVEAGLGLLRAQDEHLAQRVYQHMVERIDERAAAYVYAHTGYSLAVGTMVFDRLRQVVARSDRAQALFEQVLVD; encoded by the coding sequence ATGACTTCTGCACCCACCCCTCGAGCGGGATATACTCTGCCGGTGTTTGCCTGCGCCGGGGCGATGGCAGCGCTGCGATATCTGCTCAACCCAGGCGATCGCCCCCAGACCATCCCCCTCGATCTGCTCAATCCGCCCCAGCCTGCCGCCATTCCCATTGCCCAGCTGGCTCCCCTGCCCGACGGCTCGGTGCTGGCCATCACCCACAGCGATCCCGGCGACAACCTCGATCTCACCCGCCGCACGCCCCTCTGGTCAGTGGTGGCCTGGGGCAACGAAGCTCAGCCCGAGGTAATTCAGCTAGAAGGGGGCGAAGGCATTGGCAAACAGCTTGAGCGGGGCGGAGCACCGGCCATCTACAGCTATGCCAAAGTGCTGATTGCCCACCACCTGACGCCCCTCATTCCCTCAGGCAAGACCCTGCGCGTCACTATCATTTTGCCCGAGGGCAGAGCCTTGGCAGAGCGCACCTCCAATGCCGCCTTTGGCGTAGTGGATGGGCTGTCGCTGCTGGGCACCGCCGGTATTTCCCAACCGCTCAGCGCGCCAGGCCAACTTGAGCAGTCAAGGGAAATTCTGCGGGCAAAGGCGGCTGAGCATACCCACCTGGTGTTTTGCCTGGGCGAAAACGGGCTGGATTTAGCCACCCAGATCGGCATCGACCCTGAGCGCCGGGTGAAAACCGCCAACTGGCTGGGGCCAATGCTGGTGGAAGCGGGCCAGGTCGGGGTGGCCGGGGTGCTGCTGTTGGGATACCACGGCAAGCTGATCAAGCTGGCGGGGGGCATTTTTCACACCCATCACCACGTTGCCGATGGCCGCCAGGAGATTCTCGCCGCCTGCTGTGCAGCGGCGGCGGTGCCGCTGCCCACTATTCAGGCGATCCTTCAGGCCGCAACCGTGGAGGCCGGGCTGGGGCTTTTAAGAGCCCAGGATGAGCATCTGGCCCAGCGCGTCTACCAGCACATGGTCGAGCGCATTGACGAGCGGGCTGCGGCCTACGTTTACGCCCACACGGGCTACTCCCTAGCGGTGGGCACCATGGTATTTGACCGTCTGCGGCAGGTCGTGGCCAGGAGCGATCGCGCCCAGGCCCT
- a CDS encoding TldD/PmbA family protein, with amino-acid sequence MPTIQDIAAYAESSAKKLGISKYDVYGSSVDETSVQVDKGDPKQVKASNRSSVIVRVWNADGKVGVTSTSDVDPLGMDLALQTAQEASAFGVSDHIPDFSPESVAPTADVQVETVPAAPVGDLISTLVDVEKQLLAAHPAIASVPYNGLAQRAIDRFYLNSAGALRHEARSYASVYLYSKTEQEGRKPRSAGAMRVHRGLPLLDIEGCLKEAAEKTISHLDYDKVASGKYRVVFSGEAFLSLLGAFSNMYNAQSVLDNRSLSTVDSIGSVVASPLLSVYDDALHPENISVETFDGEGTPTRRLPIIEKGVLTQFLHSAGTAKRMGASPTGHASIGAKVSVSPSYYQVLPGAEASSEFSLEHAENVIFIDDVQALHAGVNALQGSFSLPFDGWLVNGGSRTSIESATVAGDFRDLLKAIVHVEPEAEITPGGICPRIWVDALSITGEG; translated from the coding sequence ATGCCCACCATCCAAGACATCGCCGCCTACGCGGAATCTAGCGCCAAGAAGCTCGGTATTAGCAAATACGACGTCTACGGGTCATCGGTAGACGAAACCAGTGTGCAGGTCGATAAGGGCGACCCCAAGCAGGTCAAGGCCTCGAACCGCTCCAGCGTGATTGTGCGGGTGTGGAACGCCGACGGCAAGGTGGGGGTGACCTCCACCAGCGACGTTGACCCGCTGGGGATGGATTTGGCGCTGCAAACCGCCCAGGAGGCCAGTGCCTTTGGCGTCAGCGACCACATCCCCGACTTTAGCCCTGAATCTGTGGCCCCCACCGCCGACGTGCAGGTGGAGACGGTGCCAGCGGCCCCGGTGGGCGATCTGATTTCGACCCTGGTGGATGTAGAGAAGCAGCTGCTGGCGGCCCATCCGGCGATCGCCAGCGTGCCCTACAACGGCTTGGCCCAGCGGGCGATCGATCGCTTCTACCTCAACAGCGCCGGAGCTCTGCGCCACGAGGCCCGATCCTACGCCTCGGTTTATCTCTACAGCAAAACCGAACAGGAGGGCCGCAAGCCGCGATCGGCAGGGGCCATGCGGGTGCATCGGGGTCTGCCGCTGCTCGATATTGAGGGCTGCCTCAAAGAAGCTGCTGAGAAAACCATCAGCCACCTCGACTACGACAAAGTGGCCTCGGGCAAGTACCGAGTGGTGTTTTCTGGCGAGGCATTTCTGAGTCTGCTGGGGGCGTTTTCGAATATGTACAATGCCCAGAGCGTGCTGGATAACCGCAGCCTGTCCACGGTGGATTCTATTGGTAGCGTTGTCGCGTCACCGCTGCTGTCGGTGTACGACGATGCCCTGCACCCTGAGAACATTAGCGTCGAAACCTTTGATGGCGAAGGCACCCCCACCCGCCGATTGCCCATTATTGAAAAGGGTGTGCTCACCCAATTTCTGCACAGCGCCGGTACGGCCAAGCGCATGGGAGCCAGCCCCACGGGCCACGCCAGCATTGGGGCGAAGGTGTCGGTCAGCCCCAGCTACTACCAGGTGCTGCCGGGGGCTGAGGCTTCAAGCGAATTTAGTTTAGAACATGCCGAGAACGTGATTTTTATCGACGACGTGCAGGCGCTCCACGCCGGGGTGAATGCCCTGCAAGGATCGTTCTCGCTGCCCTTTGACGGCTGGTTGGTGAACGGGGGCAGCCGCACCAGCATTGAGTCGGCTACGGTGGCGGGCGACTTTCGGGACTTGCTCAAGGCGATCGTCCATGTGGAGCCCGAGGCCGAAATCACCCCCGGCGGCATCTGCCCCCGCATCTGGGTCGATGCCCTGTCGATTACAGGAGAGGGCTAA
- a CDS encoding TldD/PmbA family protein gives MTVAPFPTPLLKTNDLLQRDYAAPRDRFDSAWEATLSTLLGLGRAAGADFVEFFLERNNYISCQAEDDAITSLSPRLVTGAGVRVFRGKADCYVSTNDLTFNGLKAALDKALAIMGLTLPGPHTHLAEINLELLRDYATAKGKDDWLAQCSSMQEMGDVLLAANGALGQRASHVQSRRAVYFRDWQEVLVAASDGTFARDIRLTQSVGYNLLCADGEHRSSIGQRAGDTSDPAFLRDWDYATAAADVAESAGKMLYADYVESGTYPIIMANKFGGVIFHEACGHLLETTQIERGTTPFIDKKGQKIAHENLTAWDEGISPDAFGTIDMDDEGMPAQRTLLIENGVLKNFLSDRAGSMRTGHPRTGSGRRQGFTYAAASRMRNTYIAPGDYSLDELFASVEKGIYCKQMGGGSVGPTGQFNFAVSEAYLIENGQVTKPLKGATLIGEATEIMDKISMCSNDLDLAAGFCGSISGSIYVTVGQPHLKVDSITVGGR, from the coding sequence ATGACGGTTGCACCCTTCCCAACCCCGCTGCTCAAGACCAACGACCTGCTTCAGCGGGACTATGCTGCCCCTCGCGATCGCTTCGACAGCGCTTGGGAAGCCACCCTCTCTACCCTGCTCGGTCTGGGCCGCGCCGCCGGGGCCGATTTTGTTGAGTTTTTTCTAGAGCGCAACAACTACATTAGCTGCCAGGCCGAAGACGACGCCATCACCAGTTTATCGCCTCGCCTGGTGACCGGGGCCGGGGTGCGGGTGTTTCGCGGCAAGGCCGACTGCTACGTCAGCACCAACGACCTCACCTTTAATGGCCTCAAGGCGGCCCTCGACAAAGCCCTCGCCATCATGGGGCTCACCCTGCCCGGCCCCCACACCCACCTGGCCGAAATCAACCTAGAGCTGCTGCGCGACTACGCCACCGCCAAGGGCAAAGACGACTGGCTGGCTCAGTGCAGCTCGATGCAGGAGATGGGCGATGTGCTGCTGGCCGCCAACGGAGCCCTGGGCCAAAGGGCCAGCCACGTACAGTCGCGCCGCGCCGTCTACTTCCGCGACTGGCAGGAGGTGCTGGTGGCCGCCAGCGACGGCACCTTTGCCCGCGACATTCGCCTCACCCAGTCGGTGGGCTACAACCTGCTGTGCGCCGACGGTGAGCACCGCTCCTCCATTGGCCAGCGGGCGGGGGACACCAGCGACCCGGCCTTTTTGAGAGATTGGGACTACGCTACTGCCGCCGCCGATGTGGCCGAATCGGCGGGCAAAATGCTCTACGCCGACTACGTCGAGTCGGGCACCTACCCGATCATCATGGCCAACAAGTTTGGCGGCGTCATCTTCCACGAAGCCTGCGGCCACCTGCTGGAGACCACCCAGATCGAGCGGGGCACTACGCCCTTCATCGACAAAAAAGGGCAGAAGATCGCCCACGAAAACCTCACCGCCTGGGATGAGGGCATTTCACCTGACGCCTTTGGCACCATCGATATGGATGACGAGGGCATGCCCGCCCAGCGCACCCTGCTGATCGAAAATGGCGTGCTGAAGAACTTTTTGAGCGATCGCGCCGGTTCCATGCGCACGGGCCACCCCCGCACCGGCAGCGGTCGTCGCCAGGGCTTTACCTACGCCGCCGCCAGCCGCATGCGCAACACCTACATCGCCCCCGGCGACTACTCCCTCGACGAGCTGTTTGCCTCGGTCGAGAAGGGCATCTACTGCAAGCAGATGGGCGGCGGCAGCGTCGGCCCCACGGGCCAGTTTAACTTTGCCGTGTCGGAGGCCTACCTGATCGAAAACGGCCAGGTCACCAAGCCCCTCAAGGGCGCGACCCTGATCGGCGAAGCCACTGAGATCATGGACAAAATCTCCATGTGCTCTAACGATCTAGACCTGGCGGCGGGCTTCTGCGGCTCGATCAGCGGCAGCATCTACGTCACCGTGGGGCAGCCGCACCTGAAGGTTGACTCGATTACCGTCGGCGGACGTTAG
- a CDS encoding response regulator — protein MPLVLVVDDDDDSLTLMAYILEQLSCQGCFVADGLAALVAAQQQHPSLILSDIHLPEVDGYSLLQQLRADGDTRDIPVVAVTALAGSDNRHKILSAGFDDYISKPFLVQSVEQLIGRFVGLVQPAS, from the coding sequence GTGCCCCTGGTGCTTGTGGTCGATGACGACGACGACAGCCTCACGCTGATGGCCTACATTTTGGAGCAGCTGTCCTGTCAGGGCTGCTTTGTGGCCGATGGCCTAGCGGCCCTGGTGGCGGCCCAGCAGCAGCACCCAAGCCTAATTTTGTCAGACATTCACCTGCCCGAAGTAGACGGCTACAGCCTGCTCCAGCAGCTGCGGGCCGATGGCGATACCCGCGACATTCCGGTGGTGGCCGTGACCGCCCTGGCGGGCAGCGACAATCGCCACAAAATTCTCTCGGCTGGGTTTGATGACTACATTAGCAAACCTTTTCTGGTGCAGTCGGTTGAGCAGTTGATTGGCCGCTTTGTTGGCCTGGTTCAGCCAGCCAGCTAG
- a CDS encoding DUF2294 domain-containing protein: protein MDNPSSTLPPTVGQLQRTLAQRFQRLYREQLNHATGKITCQLLDDKLLLVIEDSVTKPELLLVETGETELAEKVRADLATALRPQIVEITEKTLDRQVIDIMADATLETGRTGIVIILSSPPELRSAAKAS, encoded by the coding sequence ATGGATAACCCTTCCTCTACCCTCCCACCCACGGTCGGTCAACTTCAGCGCACCTTAGCTCAGCGGTTTCAGCGGCTGTATCGCGAACAGCTCAATCACGCCACGGGCAAAATCACTTGCCAACTCCTCGACGACAAGCTGCTCTTAGTCATTGAAGATTCGGTGACCAAGCCTGAGCTCTTGCTGGTTGAAACGGGCGAGACGGAACTGGCTGAGAAGGTGCGGGCTGACCTGGCCACGGCGCTGCGTCCGCAGATTGTTGAAATCACCGAAAAGACCCTTGACCGGCAGGTAATCGATATTATGGCCGACGCGACCCTAGAGACCGGGCGCACTGGCATTGTCATTATTCTGTCTAGCCCTCCCGAACTTCGGTCAGCGGCAAAAGCCAGTTAG
- a CDS encoding response regulator transcription factor, with the protein MTDIRIVLIEDHDLTRLGLKAALQRVPDMTVVGEAANGTRGLSLLETERPDIAIVDIGLPDIDGIELVERLRQSQSELEGEPTRVLMLTMHDSEAAVMAAFAAGADSYCMKQTELDDLIVAVRETCEGNSWIDPAVASVVLRQVRKTPAGAMAIGNRTVSIEAIEPEFEQILESYPLTERELEILELIVGGCSNAEIAERSYITVGTVKTHVRSILNKLGVDDRTKAAVRALRSGLVT; encoded by the coding sequence ATGACAGACATTCGCATTGTACTCATTGAAGACCACGACCTCACCCGACTAGGTCTCAAAGCCGCCCTTCAGCGGGTACCCGACATGACCGTAGTGGGCGAAGCCGCCAACGGAACCAGGGGCCTGAGCCTGCTCGAAACCGAGCGACCCGACATTGCTATTGTCGATATTGGTCTGCCCGATATTGACGGCATCGAACTGGTAGAACGTCTCCGCCAGAGCCAGAGTGAACTGGAGGGCGAACCCACCCGCGTGCTGATGCTCACCATGCACGACAGCGAAGCGGCAGTCATGGCTGCCTTTGCCGCCGGGGCCGACTCCTACTGCATGAAGCAGACGGAGCTGGACGACCTGATTGTGGCCGTGCGTGAAACCTGCGAAGGCAACTCGTGGATTGACCCCGCCGTGGCCAGCGTAGTGCTGCGCCAGGTGCGTAAAACCCCTGCCGGGGCCATGGCCATCGGCAACCGCACCGTTTCCATTGAGGCGATCGAGCCCGAGTTTGAGCAAATTCTCGAATCTTACCCGCTGACGGAACGCGAGCTAGAGATTTTAGAACTCATCGTGGGCGGGTGCAGCAACGCTGAAATTGCCGAGCGCTCCTACATTACTGTGGGCACCGTCAAGACCCACGTGCGCAGCATTCTCAACAAGCTGGGGGTGGACGATCGTACCAAAGCCGCCGTGCGGGCTCTGCGATCGGGGTTGGTGACCTAA
- a CDS encoding PAS domain S-box protein: MGEYWQALQLGPYIPHGHCYLWQPGLVWLHLLSDALIALSYWMIAGALMYFVQRRPDVPFKPLFWLFAAFIAACGATHLLSVWTLWFPTYWVSGTMKALTALVSLATALELVPRLPLALALPNATQLMDMNRALQAEIGDRKQAEASLRAAELEVRQLNQTLEERVQRRTAQLEAAKQQIETLLEQERQARMSLQATTTSLEETAERLNLALSAAQMGSWDWQLDTNTQVWSPQTERIMGFEPGAVAHTAEAWAERVHPEDLPGIQGLVQAAIASQTEFVGQYRLRWPDNSWHWISAYGRVVAVQEGRTQRLVGVVQDITVAKQAELDLQASERRFRAVFEQAAVGMARLDWQGHWIQVNQKFCDILGYRPEELINRSFQSITYEGDRLKDEYYYHQLLTEHTPCQFEKRYLHRDGTPVWTLVTASVENDEADCPLAFIAIIEDIEDRKAAQEELLRRADEMANTNLMLAHTTAMLEQRNAELDQFAYVASHDLKAPLRAISNLADWIGEDLEGQIPAENRRQLDLLRSRVQRMEALINGLLEYSRVGRRQRSWVAVDLNLLVANVVDSLDPPEHFQVKVPTDMPTCYSHKTALGQVFANLISNAIKHHHCAGEACSKGNGGTVCVTWQDQGQWLEFAVADDGPGIAPQYHDKIFTIFQTLKARDDFESTGVGLAVVKKIVEAEKGRVWLNSTVGEGTTFYFTWPFHKTPPVEDED; this comes from the coding sequence ATGGGTGAATACTGGCAGGCGTTGCAACTGGGGCCATACATTCCCCACGGCCACTGCTATCTGTGGCAGCCGGGCCTGGTGTGGCTACATCTGTTATCGGATGCGCTAATTGCGCTGTCGTACTGGATGATTGCCGGGGCCTTGATGTACTTTGTGCAAAGGCGACCCGATGTCCCCTTTAAGCCTCTGTTTTGGTTATTTGCGGCTTTTATTGCGGCCTGCGGGGCCACCCACCTGCTCTCGGTGTGGACGCTGTGGTTTCCCACCTACTGGGTGTCGGGAACGATGAAGGCGCTGACCGCGCTGGTCTCGCTGGCTACGGCGCTGGAGCTGGTGCCTCGGCTGCCGCTGGCTCTGGCCCTGCCCAATGCCACGCAGCTGATGGATATGAATCGGGCGCTACAGGCGGAGATTGGCGATCGCAAGCAGGCCGAAGCCAGCCTGCGGGCCGCCGAGCTGGAGGTACGGCAGCTCAACCAAACCCTAGAAGAGCGGGTGCAGCGCCGCACCGCCCAGCTAGAAGCGGCCAAGCAGCAGATCGAAACGCTGCTGGAGCAGGAGCGCCAGGCCCGCATGTCTCTACAGGCCACCACCACCAGTCTGGAGGAAACGGCAGAGCGGTTGAATCTGGCTTTAAGCGCCGCCCAGATGGGCTCCTGGGACTGGCAGCTTGACACCAATACCCAGGTTTGGTCACCGCAAACGGAGCGCATCATGGGCTTCGAGCCCGGTGCGGTTGCCCACACCGCTGAGGCCTGGGCCGAGCGGGTGCACCCGGAGGATCTGCCGGGGATTCAGGGGTTGGTGCAGGCGGCGATCGCCAGCCAAACCGAGTTTGTGGGGCAGTACCGCCTGCGGTGGCCCGACAACAGCTGGCACTGGATTAGCGCCTACGGTCGAGTGGTAGCAGTTCAAGAGGGCCGCACCCAGCGCCTGGTGGGCGTCGTGCAAGATATCACCGTCGCCAAGCAGGCCGAACTCGATTTGCAGGCCAGCGAGCGGCGGTTTCGGGCTGTCTTTGAGCAGGCGGCGGTGGGCATGGCCCGCCTCGACTGGCAGGGGCACTGGATTCAGGTAAACCAGAAGTTTTGCGATATTTTGGGCTATCGCCCCGAGGAGTTAATCAACCGCTCCTTTCAGTCGATCACCTACGAGGGCGATCGCCTGAAAGATGAGTACTACTACCACCAGCTGCTCACCGAGCACACCCCCTGCCAGTTTGAGAAACGCTACCTCCACAGAGACGGCACCCCCGTTTGGACGCTGGTCACAGCGTCGGTTGAAAACGACGAAGCCGACTGCCCCCTGGCATTTATTGCCATCATCGAAGATATTGAAGACCGTAAGGCCGCCCAGGAGGAGCTGCTGCGCCGGGCTGACGAGATGGCCAACACCAACCTGATGCTGGCCCACACCACCGCCATGCTGGAGCAGCGCAACGCCGAACTCGACCAGTTTGCCTACGTGGCCTCCCATGACCTGAAGGCACCCCTGCGGGCCATTTCCAATCTAGCCGACTGGATTGGTGAGGATCTGGAAGGACAAATACCGGCGGAGAACCGCCGCCAGCTCGACCTCCTGCGCAGTCGTGTCCAGCGCATGGAAGCTCTGATCAACGGCCTGCTGGAGTACTCGCGGGTAGGGCGTCGCCAGCGCAGCTGGGTGGCCGTAGACCTCAACCTGCTGGTGGCCAACGTGGTCGATTCCCTCGACCCGCCGGAGCATTTTCAGGTCAAGGTACCGACTGATATGCCTACCTGCTACAGCCATAAAACGGCCCTCGGGCAGGTGTTTGCCAACCTGATTAGCAATGCCATTAAGCACCACCACTGCGCTGGCGAAGCCTGCTCAAAGGGCAACGGGGGCACCGTATGCGTCACCTGGCAAGACCAGGGCCAATGGCTTGAGTTTGCCGTCGCTGACGATGGCCCCGGCATTGCTCCCCAGTACCACGACAAAATTTTCACCATCTTTCAAACCCTCAAGGCCCGCGACGACTTTGAGAGCACTGGGGTTGGCCTGGCGGTGGTCAAAAAAATTGTCGAGGCCGAGAAGGGTCGTGTGTGGCTGAATTCGACTGTGGGCGAAGGCACCACGTTTTACTTCACCTGGCCTTTTCACAAAACTCCACCGGTCGAGGATGAAGACTAG
- a CDS encoding type II CAAX endopeptidase family protein → MTQPSPSPDPQLEPLTRMQVLAAMGVTAVVLLLISKAWLHFDPAELMPMRLAWADGLLGLGLGLAITLASGMVYRLWPAYRNSADTYLTMVLQPLQWPDLIWLGLLPGLSEELLFRGVMLPAIGMNSLGIAVSAASFGVLHLSSLQQWTYVVWATAIGLVLAIAAVLTGNLLVPIVAHTVTNLASSVVWKLRQQSTTA, encoded by the coding sequence GTGACCCAGCCGTCCCCCAGCCCCGACCCGCAGCTTGAACCTCTGACCCGTATGCAGGTGCTGGCGGCCATGGGTGTGACGGCGGTAGTGCTGCTGCTAATCTCTAAGGCATGGCTGCATTTTGACCCGGCGGAGCTGATGCCGATGCGGTTGGCCTGGGCGGATGGGCTGCTGGGGCTGGGGCTGGGGCTGGCCATTACCCTGGCCAGCGGCATGGTATACCGGCTTTGGCCTGCCTACCGCAACAGTGCCGATACCTACTTGACTATGGTACTTCAGCCCCTCCAGTGGCCCGATTTGATTTGGCTCGGCCTGCTACCAGGTCTGAGCGAAGAACTACTATTTCGCGGCGTCATGCTGCCCGCCATCGGCATGAACAGTCTGGGTATTGCAGTGTCAGCGGCGAGCTTTGGGGTGCTGCACCTGAGCAGTTTGCAGCAGTGGACCTACGTGGTGTGGGCTACTGCCATTGGGCTGGTGCTGGCGATCGCGGCGGTGCTAACCGGCAACCTGCTGGTGCCGATTGTGGCTCACACGGTGACCAATCTGGCCTCTAGCGTGGTGTGGAAGCTGCGCCAGCAGAGCACAACGGCATGA
- a CDS encoding GNAT family N-acetyltransferase — MDCSAIQFQYSDQFSAADLDQLVQLFQAAAFWAKDRTRADMETAIAHSYPVATAWDGATLIGFARATSDGVFRATIWDVVIAPDYQGGGLGRKLVQTLVAHPHMSRVERVYLMTTHQQGFYARIGFEENPSTTMVLYNSAEIEMLPPLSQPNELTSELTVDEVTVG; from the coding sequence ATGGATTGCAGCGCTATTCAATTTCAGTACAGCGATCAGTTTTCTGCCGCTGATTTAGACCAGCTGGTGCAGCTGTTTCAGGCAGCGGCGTTTTGGGCCAAAGATCGCACGCGAGCCGATATGGAAACGGCGATCGCCCACAGCTATCCCGTTGCTACCGCCTGGGACGGTGCTACGCTGATTGGCTTTGCCCGCGCCACCTCCGACGGTGTGTTTCGCGCCACCATTTGGGATGTGGTGATTGCCCCCGACTACCAGGGAGGCGGGCTGGGCCGCAAGCTGGTGCAAACCCTGGTGGCGCATCCCCACATGAGCCGAGTAGAGCGGGTCTATTTAATGACCACCCACCAGCAGGGCTTCTATGCGCGCATTGGCTTTGAAGAAAATCCCTCGACCACAATGGTGTTATACAACAGCGCCGAGATTGAAATGCTGCCGCCCCTAAGTCAGCCCAATGAACTGACGAGTGAGCTGACAGTCGATGAGGTCACGGTTGGTTAA
- a CDS encoding 3-deoxy-7-phosphoheptulonate synthase translates to MHQTQDLHVVETRPLVSPALLHHEFPMSAEAATLVAEARDRIRHILYNEDRRLLVIVGPCSVHDIDAAYEYGQKLVNLRHELSGQLEIIMRVYFEKPRTNVGWKGLINDPHLDGSYDINTGLRLARKLLLDLAQMGLPAATELLDPVTPQYIADLIAWTAIGARTTESQTHREMASGLSMPIGFKNSTDGSLQAAMNAMVAASRPHHFLGINHHGLASIVTTTGNPDGHLVLRGGKGGPNFSDEHVVKAAEEMAKLKLNHRMMIDCSHANANKDHNRQLSVLEDVATQVRNGSRNILGVMIESHLKAGNQSIPDNLRQLTYGQSITDACVDFDTTAVMLRQLASAVEPSLQAAPLG, encoded by the coding sequence ATGCACCAAACCCAGGATCTTCACGTTGTTGAGACGCGTCCCCTAGTCAGCCCGGCGCTGCTGCACCACGAGTTTCCCATGTCGGCGGAGGCGGCGACGCTGGTGGCTGAGGCCCGCGATCGCATTCGCCACATTCTCTACAACGAAGACCGCCGCCTGCTCGTCATCGTCGGCCCCTGCTCGGTGCACGACATCGACGCTGCCTACGAGTACGGCCAAAAGCTGGTCAACCTGCGCCACGAGCTCTCGGGCCAGCTCGAAATCATCATGCGGGTCTACTTCGAGAAGCCCCGCACCAACGTCGGCTGGAAGGGCCTGATTAACGATCCCCACCTCGACGGCAGCTACGACATCAATACCGGCCTGCGCCTGGCCCGCAAGCTGCTGCTTGACCTGGCCCAGATGGGGTTACCCGCCGCCACCGAGCTGCTCGACCCGGTGACGCCGCAGTATATTGCCGATCTGATCGCCTGGACTGCGATCGGCGCTCGCACCACCGAAAGCCAAACCCACCGCGAAATGGCCTCGGGCCTCTCGATGCCCATCGGCTTTAAAAACAGCACCGACGGCAGCCTGCAAGCCGCTATGAATGCCATGGTGGCCGCCAGCCGTCCCCACCATTTCTTAGGCATCAACCACCACGGCCTGGCCAGCATTGTCACTACCACCGGCAACCCCGACGGCCATCTAGTGCTGCGCGGCGGCAAGGGCGGCCCCAATTTCAGCGACGAACACGTGGTTAAAGCTGCCGAAGAAATGGCCAAGCTCAAGCTCAACCACCGCATGATGATCGATTGCAGCCACGCCAACGCCAACAAAGACCACAACCGCCAGCTCAGCGTGCTGGAGGACGTTGCGACTCAGGTTCGGAACGGCTCCCGCAATATTCTTGGAGTGATGATTGAGAGCCACCTCAAGGCGGGCAATCAGTCGATTCCTGATAACCTGCGGCAGCTGACCTACGGCCAGAGCATTACTGATGCCTGCGTCGATTTCGACACTACAGCGGTGATGCTGCGCCAGCTAGCCAGTGCGGTAGAGCCATCTTTGCAGGCAGCTCCCCTCGGTTAA